A portion of the Burkholderia sp. GAS332 genome contains these proteins:
- a CDS encoding DNA-binding transcriptional regulator, FadR family: MKKGTVETTPLWEPVQTETLSWRIVSQVRAAVFSGQIKTGDFLGSETSLSAQFNVSRMAARDALRTLEAVGIVEIRMGAKGGAWIAQGNPERFADALAIQLHLIGVTGEEIFDAQMAIEVTSAELAAQNATEDDLKKLSGILTELDKLRDDPLAFTDASLRFHEAIVESSHNRVLLAQFRALRFVLQPLLAPNTTHAIAARVIRSHKSVLNAIETRDGVKAREIMQQRVKVIRSRVLSGTAAQHAAEDE; this comes from the coding sequence TTGAAAAAAGGTACTGTCGAAACTACGCCGCTGTGGGAACCGGTGCAGACGGAAACCTTATCCTGGCGCATTGTTTCGCAGGTGCGCGCAGCCGTCTTTTCCGGTCAGATCAAGACGGGAGATTTCCTCGGCAGCGAAACGTCGCTGTCTGCACAATTCAACGTGAGCCGTATGGCCGCTCGCGACGCATTGCGCACGCTCGAAGCCGTCGGCATCGTGGAGATCCGCATGGGCGCCAAGGGTGGCGCATGGATTGCGCAAGGCAATCCGGAGCGCTTCGCGGACGCGCTGGCCATTCAATTGCATCTGATCGGCGTCACCGGCGAGGAAATCTTCGACGCGCAAATGGCGATTGAAGTCACCTCGGCAGAACTTGCCGCACAAAACGCCACCGAGGACGATCTCAAGAAGCTGAGCGGGATCCTGACCGAACTCGACAAACTGCGCGACGATCCGCTTGCGTTCACGGATGCGTCACTGCGCTTTCATGAAGCGATCGTCGAGTCGTCGCACAACCGGGTCCTGCTGGCGCAGTTCCGTGCGCTGCGTTTTGTATTGCAACCGCTACTCGCGCCCAACACAACGCACGCGATCGCCGCACGCGTGATCCGTTCGCACAAGTCGGTGCTGAATGCGATCGAGACACGAGACGGCGTCAAGGCGCGCGAAATCATGCAGCAACGGGTAAAAGTGATCCGTTCGCGTGTGTTGTCAGGCACCGCCGCTCAACACGCTGCCGAAGACGAATAA
- a CDS encoding vanillate O-demethylase ferredoxin subunit: protein MKKAMDTLQVQLRAIRYEAPTINTYEFHAPDGSPLPGFTAGAHIDLHLPNGLVRSYSLCNAPGDTHRYVIGVNRDPSSRGGSSWVHDALRVGAVLTIGAPANNFPLVEDAAHTVLIAGGIGITPLMGMIQRLEALERSWELHYCTRTREATAFVGALRQYGSRVQFHHDGEPGGKRLEFASILTQHDEHTHFYCCGPTAMLNAFEATAARCGSGARFHVEYFAAGEAPATSGGFNVQLARSGRLIQVSAGKTILDTLIDEGIAVSYSCSQGVCGTCETRVLAGVPDHRDMVLTKGEQAANRSMMICCSGSRSECLVLDL, encoded by the coding sequence ATGAAGAAGGCTATGGATACGCTACAGGTGCAACTTCGCGCGATCAGATACGAGGCGCCCACCATCAACACGTATGAATTTCACGCACCTGACGGCTCGCCGCTGCCCGGCTTCACGGCCGGCGCTCACATCGATCTCCACCTGCCCAATGGGCTGGTCCGCAGCTATTCGCTGTGCAACGCTCCGGGGGACACGCACCGCTATGTGATCGGCGTGAATCGCGATCCGTCGAGCCGCGGAGGGTCATCGTGGGTGCATGACGCGCTGCGTGTCGGCGCCGTCCTGACGATTGGCGCGCCCGCCAATAATTTCCCGCTGGTCGAGGACGCCGCGCATACGGTGCTCATCGCGGGAGGGATTGGCATCACGCCGCTCATGGGGATGATTCAACGCCTGGAAGCGTTGGAGCGGTCGTGGGAGTTGCACTATTGCACGCGAACTCGCGAGGCCACCGCATTCGTCGGCGCATTGCGTCAATACGGCTCGCGCGTCCAGTTTCATCACGACGGCGAACCGGGTGGAAAGCGGCTCGAATTTGCCTCTATATTGACGCAGCACGACGAGCACACGCATTTCTATTGCTGCGGCCCGACGGCCATGCTGAATGCGTTCGAAGCAACGGCTGCGAGGTGTGGCAGCGGCGCGCGTTTTCATGTTGAATACTTCGCCGCTGGCGAAGCGCCCGCGACGTCCGGCGGTTTTAACGTGCAACTCGCACGCTCAGGCCGCCTGATTCAGGTGAGCGCCGGCAAGACGATTCTCGACACACTGATCGACGAAGGGATTGCTGTCAGTTACTCCTGCTCACAGGGCGTGTGCGGCACTTGCGAAACGCGGGTGCTCGCAGGCGTGCCGGACCATCGCGACATGGTGCTGACAAAGGGCGAACAGGCGGCGAACCGGTCGATGATGATTTGCTGCTCGGGCAGCAGAAGCGAATGTCTGGTGCTCGATTTGTGA
- a CDS encoding 5,5'-dehydrodivanillate O-demethylase translates to MLSQAKNELLTKVGPGEPMGELLRRYWMPIAGVSEFDEVAVKPVRLLGEDLVLYKDLSGNFGLIDRQCPHRRADLAYGFVEKCGLRCNYHGWLYDQGGKCTEQPYEDVANPQLKLKERVKIKAYPVEEKAGLLWAYLGPQPAPLVPNWEPFSWKNGFVQIVISEVPCNWLQCQENSIDPIHFEWMHNNWTARLNGQTGPYSPAHKQLDFDEFDYGFIYKRLRGDADENDPLWSIGRVCLWPNAFFLGEHFEWRVPVDDARTLSVTWAFTRVPKESEPYEQKRVPTWHGPVTDPQTGRWITSHVMNQDFVAWAGQGVVADRTKENLGSSDRGIVMLRRRFFEELDVVANGGEPKGIIRDPKRNECVQLPIAARATFVEGMTRAEIANHPLWKHHLQDFRFHAGQPEHVRRAFLEAMGMEP, encoded by the coding sequence ATGCTGTCCCAAGCGAAGAACGAACTTTTGACGAAGGTCGGGCCGGGCGAGCCGATGGGCGAATTGCTGCGCCGTTACTGGATGCCGATTGCCGGGGTGAGCGAGTTCGACGAAGTGGCCGTCAAGCCGGTGCGCCTGCTCGGCGAAGATCTCGTGCTGTACAAGGACCTAAGTGGCAATTTCGGGCTAATCGATCGCCAATGTCCGCACCGTCGCGCCGATCTCGCGTATGGCTTCGTCGAAAAATGCGGACTGCGCTGCAACTATCATGGCTGGCTCTACGACCAGGGCGGAAAATGCACGGAGCAGCCGTATGAGGACGTTGCGAATCCGCAGTTGAAGCTGAAAGAGCGCGTGAAGATCAAGGCGTATCCGGTTGAGGAGAAGGCGGGTCTTCTGTGGGCGTACCTTGGGCCGCAACCGGCGCCGCTCGTGCCGAACTGGGAGCCGTTCTCCTGGAAGAACGGCTTCGTGCAAATCGTGATTTCCGAGGTGCCGTGCAACTGGCTGCAATGCCAGGAGAACTCGATCGATCCCATTCACTTCGAATGGATGCACAACAACTGGACTGCGCGCCTGAACGGACAGACGGGCCCGTACTCGCCCGCTCATAAGCAGCTCGATTTCGACGAATTCGACTACGGGTTCATCTACAAGCGCCTGCGCGGCGACGCGGACGAAAACGATCCGCTCTGGTCGATCGGCCGTGTGTGCCTGTGGCCGAACGCGTTCTTTCTCGGCGAGCATTTCGAGTGGCGCGTGCCGGTCGACGACGCCCGCACACTGAGCGTGACGTGGGCTTTCACCCGCGTGCCGAAGGAAAGCGAACCCTATGAGCAAAAGAGAGTGCCGACGTGGCACGGTCCGGTGACTGATCCGCAGACCGGCCGCTGGATCACGAGCCATGTGATGAACCAGGACTTTGTCGCGTGGGCAGGGCAGGGTGTGGTGGCTGATCGCACGAAAGAGAATCTGGGCAGCAGCGATCGCGGCATCGTCATGCTACGCCGGCGCTTCTTCGAGGAACTGGACGTGGTCGCGAACGGTGGTGAGCCGAAGGGCATCATCCGCGATCCGAAGCGCAATGAATGCGTGCAATTACCGATCGCCGCACGCGCTACGTTCGTTGAGGGCATGACGCGCGCGGAGATCGCGAATCATCCTTTGTGGAAGCATCATCTGCAGGATTTCCGCTTTCATGCAGGCCAGCCGGAACACGTACGGCGAGCTTTTCTCGAAGCGATGGGCATGGAGCCGTGA
- a CDS encoding succinate-semialdehyde dehydrogenase / glutarate-semialdehyde dehydrogenase — MVTRSYDIQLGLFINGAWRTGGRDTRPVINPADETVLAHLPLATQADLDDALAAAATGFATWSRMSAAERAAIIDKAAALMHERADEIGTLMSFEHGKMLADGLQEAHSSADIVKWFAEEGRRAYGRVVPGPLPNSRQLVLKVPVGPVAAFTPWNFPVRIPARTVAAALAAGCSVILKAAEETPGSTTAMVRCFQDAGLPPGVLNLVFGVPAQVSEYLIASDVIKAVAFTGSIPVGKHLAGLAATHGLKKLVMELGGHAPMIVCDDVDVARIATMTANAKFRQAGQACISPTRFYIQEGVYGAFIDKFVEVAAKLKVGSAFEPDTQASPVANARRLAAADEFVKDAVSHGARLLLGGQRLNRPGFFYAPTVLADVPEQARIMNDEPFGPVVPFSSFKTVEEVLERANRLKYGLAAYAFTGSDRRALQLSNGLEAGMIGINSMLVSGPEVPFGGVKESGIGSENGIEGLQAYLVTKFIQQAVS, encoded by the coding sequence ATGGTTACCAGAAGTTACGACATTCAACTCGGCCTGTTTATCAACGGGGCGTGGCGTACCGGGGGCCGCGACACCCGGCCTGTCATCAATCCCGCCGACGAAACGGTGCTCGCCCACTTGCCGCTTGCCACGCAAGCCGATCTTGACGACGCACTCGCCGCGGCGGCGACCGGGTTTGCGACGTGGTCGCGCATGAGCGCGGCCGAGCGGGCTGCCATCATCGACAAAGCCGCTGCGCTGATGCACGAACGTGCCGACGAAATCGGCACGCTGATGAGTTTCGAGCACGGCAAGATGCTGGCCGATGGCCTGCAGGAAGCGCACAGCTCAGCCGATATCGTCAAATGGTTCGCGGAGGAAGGGCGTCGTGCCTATGGGCGCGTGGTGCCTGGCCCGCTGCCGAATTCCCGCCAGCTTGTGTTGAAAGTGCCCGTCGGACCGGTGGCGGCGTTTACGCCATGGAATTTTCCCGTGCGGATTCCCGCGCGCACCGTGGCGGCCGCACTCGCGGCAGGTTGCTCGGTGATTCTGAAGGCCGCCGAAGAGACGCCCGGATCCACCACGGCGATGGTGCGCTGCTTCCAGGATGCGGGCTTGCCGCCGGGGGTGCTGAATCTGGTCTTCGGCGTGCCGGCGCAAGTGTCGGAATATCTGATTGCCTCGGATGTCATCAAGGCCGTGGCATTCACCGGGTCGATTCCGGTCGGCAAGCATCTCGCGGGCCTGGCGGCCACGCACGGCCTGAAGAAACTGGTGATGGAGCTGGGCGGTCATGCGCCGATGATCGTTTGCGACGACGTCGACGTGGCGCGTATTGCCACGATGACCGCGAATGCCAAGTTTCGCCAGGCCGGGCAAGCTTGCATTTCGCCGACGCGTTTTTACATTCAGGAGGGCGTGTACGGTGCCTTCATCGACAAGTTCGTCGAAGTGGCCGCGAAGCTGAAGGTCGGCTCGGCCTTCGAACCCGACACCCAGGCGAGCCCGGTTGCCAACGCGCGCCGGCTCGCTGCGGCAGACGAGTTCGTCAAGGATGCAGTATCACACGGCGCGCGCTTGCTGCTCGGCGGCCAGCGCCTGAATCGGCCCGGCTTCTTCTACGCACCGACCGTGCTGGCCGATGTGCCCGAACAGGCGCGGATCATGAATGACGAACCGTTCGGTCCGGTGGTGCCTTTCAGTTCATTCAAGACCGTCGAAGAAGTGCTCGAGCGTGCCAATCGATTGAAATATGGCCTTGCAGCCTATGCGTTCACTGGTTCGGATCGACGCGCGTTGCAACTGTCGAATGGTCTCGAGGCCGGCATGATCGGCATCAACAGCATGCTGGTCTCGGGGCCGGAAGTGCCGTTCGGCGGCGTCAAGGAGAGCGGTATTGGCTCCGAAAACGGCATTGAGGGCTTGCAGGCCTACCTGGTCACGAAGTTCATTCAACAGGCCGTGTCCTGA
- a CDS encoding transcriptional regulator, GntR family — MKDNIQHDTRHARTSTVWESVQTEKLSWRVASQVRAALFSKQVKAGDFLGSEASLAQQFNVSRTAARDALRTLEAVGIVEIRMGAKGGVWIAGANPERFADALSIQLSLIGAGASEVFDAQMAIEVLAAEKAAENLTVAHRTALRDALHRVEDARKQLESFTDASLRFHEALVEASGNRVLLAQFKALRFVLTPLLATYTSADTANRVIASHRRLFDAVCRGEVELARRLMQERIQIVRTSFIPMTPTVYIQPGPEAVRV; from the coding sequence ATGAAAGACAATATCCAGCACGATACCAGGCACGCTCGGACTTCGACAGTCTGGGAGTCCGTGCAAACGGAAAAGCTTTCATGGCGCGTCGCGTCGCAAGTGCGTGCCGCGCTGTTCTCGAAGCAGGTGAAGGCGGGCGATTTTCTCGGCAGTGAGGCGTCGCTTGCGCAGCAATTCAACGTTAGCCGTACCGCCGCCCGTGATGCGCTTAGAACGCTGGAAGCGGTCGGCATCGTCGAGATCCGTATGGGCGCGAAGGGCGGCGTGTGGATTGCCGGTGCGAACCCGGAGCGCTTTGCCGACGCGCTGTCGATACAGTTGAGCCTCATCGGCGCCGGCGCGAGCGAAGTGTTCGATGCGCAAATGGCGATCGAAGTGTTGGCCGCGGAGAAAGCTGCGGAGAACCTGACTGTGGCGCATCGCACGGCACTGCGTGACGCGTTGCATCGTGTGGAAGACGCACGCAAGCAGCTCGAGTCTTTTACTGATGCGTCGCTGCGCTTTCACGAAGCACTCGTCGAAGCTTCAGGCAATCGGGTTCTGCTCGCGCAGTTCAAGGCGCTGCGTTTTGTGCTGACGCCTTTGCTTGCCACCTATACGAGTGCGGACACGGCGAATCGCGTGATCGCTTCGCATCGGCGTCTGTTCGACGCGGTGTGCCGCGGCGAAGTCGAATTGGCTCGCCGCCTGATGCAGGAGCGGATCCAGATCGTTCGCACGAGCTTTATTCCGATGACGCCGACGGTATACATCCAACCCGGTCCGGAAGCGGTCCGGGTTTGA
- a CDS encoding 4-oxalmesaconate hydratase produces MIIDAHAHVTAPDSLYVWKSGLVSHRGAHGRGTAQISDDEMLAVLNAPTFGTKSHVEQLRDIGTDLQLISPRPYQMMHSEKPTKIVHWFTEETNDMIAQQARLMPQTFRGIGGLPQAWGEPVTGCLPELERCIKELGLVGVLLNTDPSEGLATNEVPDLGNEYWYPLYEKLVELDVPAYLHSAGCRSERHNYSLHFINEETIAVMALARSRVFKDFPQLKIVVSHGGGAVPYQFGRFQAPSLRPGRASEPFLDSLRRLYYDTVLYSEEALRLLIKTVGADRCIFGAERPGVGTVKDPQTGRWLDDIRPVIESFEWLSGEEKRMIFEGNARKVFRLDQAAGTAATR; encoded by the coding sequence ATGATCATCGATGCGCACGCGCACGTTACCGCGCCGGATTCTCTCTACGTCTGGAAGTCCGGTCTTGTTTCCCATCGCGGCGCGCACGGCCGTGGCACGGCACAGATCAGCGACGACGAAATGCTTGCGGTGCTCAATGCACCGACATTCGGCACCAAATCGCACGTCGAGCAGTTGCGTGACATCGGCACGGACCTGCAGCTGATTTCGCCGCGTCCGTACCAGATGATGCATAGCGAAAAGCCCACGAAGATCGTCCACTGGTTCACCGAGGAAACCAACGACATGATCGCGCAACAGGCGCGGCTCATGCCGCAGACGTTTCGCGGCATCGGTGGCTTGCCGCAGGCGTGGGGCGAGCCTGTCACCGGATGTCTGCCGGAATTGGAACGTTGCATCAAGGAACTCGGCCTCGTCGGCGTGCTGCTGAATACCGACCCGAGCGAGGGGCTGGCAACCAACGAGGTGCCTGACCTCGGCAACGAATACTGGTATCCCCTGTATGAGAAGCTCGTCGAACTCGATGTGCCCGCGTATCTGCATTCGGCGGGATGCCGTTCGGAACGTCACAACTATTCGCTGCACTTCATCAACGAAGAAACGATTGCGGTGATGGCGCTCGCCCGTTCGCGCGTGTTCAAGGATTTCCCGCAGTTGAAGATCGTCGTCTCGCATGGCGGCGGCGCGGTGCCGTATCAGTTCGGGCGCTTCCAGGCCCCCTCGCTGCGGCCGGGACGCGCAAGCGAACCGTTTCTCGACAGCTTGCGCCGTCTCTACTACGACACGGTGCTGTACTCGGAAGAGGCGCTGCGTCTGCTCATCAAGACGGTCGGTGCGGATCGCTGCATTTTCGGTGCGGAGCGGCCTGGGGTCGGCACGGTGAAGGATCCGCAGACGGGCCGCTGGCTGGATGACATTCGTCCGGTCATCGAAAGTTTCGAATGGCTCAGCGGCGAGGAGAAACGGATGATTTTCGAAGGCAACGCACGCAAGGTGTTCCGTCTCGACCAGGCGGCTGGCACAGCCGCGACACGTTGA
- a CDS encoding Catalytic LigB subunit of aromatic ring-opening dioxygenase: MATMIGAIATSHGPLLSMPPALWHLRASADLKNPSHWFQGRSYDYAALLEARAPGFAAAVTEASKQERYAACQRALDTLAERFHAMKPDLVIVLGNDQREVFKDDLTPAITIFGGEQIENLPLSDEQRRRLPPGVAEAEDGHCPPEGAAYPGAPDHALTLVQSLVDDGFDIAVSNRLPKGEDRQHGIPHAFGFVYRRVMRDAPPPSVPVFLNVGVAPNQPRAARCLALGHALGAAIRRLPAEQRVVVVASGGMSHFVVDEALDHRVLTALAERDEATLRDIPEVYFNGNTSEIKSWLPLVGLAASASLKMKLIDYVACYRSEAGTGSGMAFACWE; the protein is encoded by the coding sequence ATGGCAACGATGATCGGCGCGATCGCCACATCGCACGGCCCCTTGCTGTCGATGCCACCCGCGCTCTGGCATTTGCGGGCCAGCGCGGACCTGAAAAATCCGTCGCACTGGTTTCAGGGGCGCTCGTACGACTACGCGGCGCTGCTGGAAGCGCGCGCACCGGGCTTTGCGGCAGCGGTCACCGAAGCGTCAAAGCAGGAGCGCTATGCCGCTTGTCAGCGAGCACTCGATACGCTTGCCGAACGCTTCCATGCGATGAAGCCAGATCTTGTCATCGTGCTCGGCAACGATCAGCGCGAGGTGTTCAAGGACGATTTGACGCCGGCAATCACGATATTCGGCGGTGAGCAGATCGAAAACCTGCCACTGTCGGATGAACAGCGCCGGCGTCTGCCGCCGGGTGTCGCGGAGGCGGAGGACGGTCACTGTCCGCCGGAAGGGGCGGCTTATCCGGGTGCGCCGGATCACGCGTTGACGCTGGTGCAGTCGCTTGTCGATGACGGGTTCGATATCGCTGTTTCGAACCGGTTGCCCAAAGGTGAGGATCGCCAGCACGGCATTCCGCACGCGTTCGGTTTCGTCTATCGCCGCGTGATGCGCGATGCGCCGCCGCCGTCGGTGCCGGTGTTTCTGAACGTCGGTGTGGCGCCGAATCAGCCTCGCGCGGCGCGCTGCCTGGCGCTCGGTCATGCGCTCGGCGCGGCGATCCGGCGCTTGCCGGCCGAGCAGCGCGTGGTGGTGGTCGCCTCTGGCGGCATGAGTCACTTCGTGGTTGACGAAGCGCTCGATCACCGCGTGCTGACTGCGCTCGCCGAACGCGACGAAGCCACGCTGCGCGATATTCCGGAGGTGTATTTCAACGGTAATACGTCGGAAATCAAGAGCTGGCTGCCGCTTGTCGGCCTTGCCGCGAGCGCGTCGCTGAAGATGAAGCTGATCGACTACGTCGCATGTTATCGCTCGGAAGCCGGGACGGGCTCGGGGATGGCGTTTGCCTGCTGGGAGTAA
- a CDS encoding Regulator of RNase E activity RraA has protein sequence MKKADDTTRRLQRLDCCAVSDALDKLGLTGTVTGLPQRSTERRIAGKVVTVKLVEAAQASAAAHTGVPRHLGTTAIEFAGVGDVIVVEQHTGLDAGSWGGILSLGASLRGIEGVVADGPVRDIDEARQYDFPVFARALTAFTARNRVAEAGTNVPITVAQVRVNPGDYVIADNSAVIFIAAADIERVLAAAELIAGKEAAMAKKLLNGVPIAQVMGADYEYMLQDRG, from the coding sequence ATGAAAAAAGCAGATGACACCACTCGACGACTGCAACGGCTCGACTGTTGCGCAGTATCGGATGCACTCGACAAGCTCGGTTTGACCGGCACGGTCACCGGCTTGCCGCAACGGTCGACCGAGCGCCGCATTGCCGGCAAGGTCGTGACCGTGAAACTGGTGGAGGCCGCGCAGGCGAGCGCCGCCGCGCATACCGGTGTGCCGCGCCATCTCGGCACGACCGCCATCGAATTTGCCGGCGTGGGCGATGTGATCGTGGTCGAACAGCACACGGGGCTCGACGCCGGCAGTTGGGGCGGCATTCTCTCGCTCGGCGCGTCGTTGCGCGGCATCGAGGGCGTGGTTGCCGACGGCCCCGTGCGCGATATCGACGAAGCGCGGCAGTACGACTTTCCGGTTTTCGCGCGGGCATTGACGGCGTTCACTGCACGCAATCGCGTTGCCGAAGCCGGCACCAATGTGCCAATCACGGTTGCACAGGTTCGCGTCAATCCGGGCGACTACGTGATCGCCGATAACAGCGCGGTGATCTTCATTGCCGCCGCGGACATCGAGCGAGTGCTGGCCGCTGCCGAGCTGATTGCCGGCAAGGAAGCGGCGATGGCGAAAAAGCTGCTGAACGGTGTGCCCATTGCCCAGGTGATGGGTGCGGACTACGAATATATGTTGCAGGACAGGGGATAA
- a CDS encoding Regulator of RNase E activity RraA: MSDTNDRNALRAQRLDTATLSDALDRLGIVGQCAGIKPRDASFRLCGRAFTILYGPPTTPPGTVGDYIDDVPEGGVIVLDNAGREDCTVWGDILTEIAHRRKIAGTVIDGICRDVSLCLSLGYPVFSKGHWMRTGKDRVQVESTQVPVNIGNARVLPGDLLVGDADGVIVIPRAHEDRVLAAAEEIHAAEHAIREAARQGMRLDEARQQHRYHALQSKVSA, from the coding sequence ATGAGCGACACGAACGATAGGAATGCGCTGCGCGCACAGCGCCTCGATACCGCGACGCTGAGCGATGCGCTGGATCGCCTCGGCATCGTCGGTCAATGCGCCGGCATCAAGCCGCGCGATGCGAGTTTCCGGCTGTGCGGCCGTGCGTTCACGATTCTTTACGGACCGCCGACAACGCCGCCCGGCACCGTCGGCGACTATATCGACGATGTCCCTGAAGGCGGCGTGATCGTGCTGGATAACGCAGGCCGCGAAGACTGCACGGTCTGGGGCGACATTCTCACGGAAATCGCGCATCGGCGGAAAATCGCCGGCACTGTCATTGATGGCATCTGTCGTGATGTGAGCCTGTGCCTGTCGCTGGGTTACCCTGTGTTCAGCAAGGGACACTGGATGCGTACTGGCAAAGACCGTGTGCAAGTCGAAAGTACGCAGGTGCCGGTCAACATCGGCAACGCGCGCGTGTTGCCGGGTGATCTGCTGGTCGGCGACGCGGATGGCGTGATCGTGATTCCGCGCGCTCACGAAGACCGCGTACTCGCTGCAGCGGAAGAGATTCACGCGGCGGAGCACGCGATTCGCGAGGCGGCGCGGCAAGGCATGCGGCTCGACGAGGCGCGCCAGCAGCATCGCTATCACGCGCTGCAGAGCAAAGTGAGCGCCTGA
- a CDS encoding 4-hydroxy-4-methyl-2-oxoglutarate aldolase, whose amino-acid sequence MSYPFIDSPLVTASIERPAAEVIEAARAFPCATLLEAANKLGALPSAIKPVSPAFRVCGPAVTVHSPPGDNLWLHRALVVAQPGDVLVVYTSDYYEAGYWGEVMSTAAKERGVAGLVIDGCVRDAELLARIGFPVFSRGLCIRGTTKDFAARGWINHPLRIGDVAVRPGDLVVGDADGVVVLAQESVGTTLRAAREREDKEAEILARIAAGELTLDIYGWNR is encoded by the coding sequence ATGTCGTACCCTTTCATCGATTCGCCGCTGGTGACCGCTTCGATTGAGCGGCCAGCCGCCGAAGTGATCGAGGCGGCCCGCGCCTTTCCTTGCGCGACCTTGCTCGAGGCGGCCAACAAGCTGGGCGCGCTGCCGTCGGCGATCAAGCCGGTCAGTCCGGCATTCCGTGTCTGCGGCCCGGCGGTTACCGTGCATTCGCCGCCTGGCGACAATCTCTGGTTACATCGCGCGCTGGTCGTCGCGCAACCGGGTGACGTGCTGGTGGTATACACGAGCGACTACTACGAAGCCGGCTACTGGGGTGAAGTCATGTCGACGGCGGCCAAAGAGCGCGGTGTGGCGGGCCTGGTCATCGACGGTTGCGTTCGCGATGCCGAGTTGCTCGCGCGTATCGGCTTCCCGGTGTTTTCGCGCGGCTTGTGCATTCGCGGCACGACCAAGGATTTCGCGGCGCGCGGCTGGATCAATCATCCGCTGCGTATCGGCGACGTCGCTGTGCGGCCGGGCGATCTGGTGGTGGGCGATGCGGACGGCGTCGTGGTACTCGCGCAGGAATCGGTCGGCACCACGTTGCGCGCCGCGCGCGAACGTGAGGATAAGGAAGCGGAAATACTCGCGCGCATCGCCGCGGGTGAGTTGACGCTCGATATATACGGATGGAATCGCTAG
- a CDS encoding histidinol-phosphate aminotransferase, giving the protein MTNELRPVAPPYIGSLKPYQAGKPIEETAREYGLPEASIIKLASNENPLGMPPKARAAIDAIVNSGARYPDPNGHALKVALGQKYNVERNWITLGNGSSDILELVARAFLQAAQPDSDCNAVSSQYAFMAWQNAVKATGARMVAVAAKDYGHDLDAMALAVNAATRVVYLANPNNPTGTFFSAGELTAFLDRIPANVVVLLDEAYNEYLEPHHRYDSTELVRRYPNLVVSRTFSKAFGLAGLRVGFAIATPYVTDLLNRVRQTFNVNSLAQAAAIAALNDDDYLNESYRLNREGIGRFYEVCDALRLPYVKSQGNFVVIKVGNSAELFDALLRRGIIVRKVVDYGLGEWLRVTVGLPQENERFFTALRELVVVNA; this is encoded by the coding sequence ATGACAAACGAATTGCGTCCTGTCGCTCCCCCCTACATCGGCTCGTTGAAGCCCTATCAGGCAGGCAAACCCATCGAAGAAACGGCGCGCGAGTACGGACTGCCGGAAGCCAGCATCATCAAGCTCGCATCGAATGAAAATCCGCTCGGCATGCCGCCGAAAGCACGCGCGGCCATCGACGCGATCGTCAACAGCGGGGCACGCTACCCCGATCCGAACGGTCATGCGCTGAAAGTGGCGCTGGGCCAGAAGTACAACGTCGAACGCAACTGGATCACACTTGGCAACGGTTCGAGCGACATTCTCGAGCTCGTCGCACGTGCCTTCCTGCAGGCTGCGCAACCGGACAGCGATTGCAACGCCGTGTCGTCGCAATACGCATTCATGGCGTGGCAGAACGCGGTCAAGGCAACCGGCGCGCGGATGGTCGCTGTGGCCGCCAAAGACTACGGCCACGATCTTGACGCCATGGCGCTGGCGGTCAACGCGGCGACGCGCGTGGTGTACCTCGCGAATCCGAACAATCCGACCGGCACGTTCTTCAGTGCCGGCGAACTGACAGCATTTCTCGATCGCATCCCGGCCAATGTCGTTGTGCTGCTCGATGAGGCCTATAACGAGTATCTCGAACCGCACCATCGTTACGACAGTACCGAACTCGTGCGGCGCTATCCGAATCTGGTTGTGTCGCGAACCTTCTCGAAGGCGTTCGGGCTGGCCGGCCTGCGGGTTGGTTTCGCCATCGCTACGCCTTACGTCACCGATCTTCTGAACCGTGTGCGGCAGACGTTCAATGTCAATTCGCTGGCGCAGGCTGCTGCCATTGCCGCACTGAACGACGACGATTACCTGAACGAATCGTATCGCCTGAATCGCGAAGGGATCGGGCGGTTCTATGAGGTCTGCGACGCGCTGCGGCTCCCGTATGTGAAAAGCCAGGGCAACTTCGTCGTCATCAAGGTGGGCAATTCGGCCGAGCTGTTCGATGCGCTGCTCAGACGCGGCATCATCGTGCGCAAGGTGGTGGACTACGGGCTGGGCGAGTGGCTGCGCGTCACGGTCGGATTGCCGCAGGAAAACGAAAGGTTCTTTACGGCATTGCGTGAACTTGTGGTGGTCAACGCGTGA